In one Desulfoferula mesophila genomic region, the following are encoded:
- the ahbC gene encoding 12,18-didecarboxysiroheme deacetylase: MIGISKLYCGTVEPSDALRYGRHSKDLPSHLLQFAEDKKPVVVWNMTKACNLKCMHCYAHATAGPAEQELSTAEAKVMIDDLANFGAPVILFSGGEPLMRPDLPELARYAVGKGMRAVISTNGTLITPDKAKELKDIGLSYVGVSLDGTKAIHDKFRGVDGAFEQALEGIRNSMAAGLKVGLRFTVFQHNAAEVPALFDILETEGIPRICFYHLVYAGRGSKLMDEDLGHQGTRELLDLIMDRTKALFDKGMCPEVLTVDNHADGPYVYQRLLREDPKRAAEVLELLSWNEGNSSGRGIGCVSWDGKVHPDQFWRHLELGNVRERPFSEIWSDTSHPVLGKLKDKRPYVTGRCATCRWLDICGGNFRVRAEAATGDLWAPDPACYLTDEEIAVR; encoded by the coding sequence ATGATCGGCATTTCCAAGCTATATTGCGGTACGGTGGAGCCCAGCGACGCTTTGCGTTACGGCAGGCATTCCAAAGACTTGCCCAGCCACTTGCTACAGTTCGCCGAGGACAAGAAGCCGGTGGTGGTCTGGAACATGACCAAGGCCTGCAACCTCAAATGCATGCACTGCTATGCCCACGCCACCGCCGGGCCGGCCGAACAGGAGCTTTCCACCGCCGAGGCCAAGGTCATGATCGACGACCTGGCCAACTTCGGCGCGCCGGTGATCCTCTTTTCCGGCGGCGAGCCCCTGATGCGCCCCGACCTGCCCGAGCTGGCCCGCTACGCCGTGGGCAAGGGCATGCGGGCGGTCATAAGCACCAACGGCACCCTGATTACCCCTGACAAGGCCAAGGAACTCAAGGACATAGGCCTGAGCTACGTGGGCGTGAGCCTGGACGGCACCAAGGCCATCCACGACAAGTTCCGGGGGGTGGACGGCGCCTTCGAGCAAGCGCTTGAAGGTATCCGCAACTCCATGGCCGCCGGGCTCAAGGTGGGGCTCAGGTTCACCGTGTTCCAGCACAACGCCGCCGAGGTGCCCGCCCTGTTCGACATCCTGGAAACCGAAGGCATCCCGCGCATTTGCTTCTACCACCTGGTCTACGCCGGACGGGGCAGCAAGCTGATGGACGAGGACCTGGGCCACCAGGGCACCCGCGAGCTCTTGGACCTGATCATGGACCGCACCAAGGCGCTGTTTGACAAGGGCATGTGCCCCGAGGTGCTCACCGTGGACAACCACGCCGACGGCCCCTACGTGTACCAGCGCCTGTTGCGCGAAGACCCCAAGCGGGCCGCCGAGGTGTTGGAGCTCCTTAGCTGGAACGAGGGCAACAGCTCCGGGCGGGGCATCGGGTGCGTGTCCTGGGACGGCAAGGTGCATCCGGACCAGTTCTGGCGGCATCTGGAGCTGGGCAACGTGCGCGAGCGGCCCTTCAGCGAGATTTGGTCCGACACCAGCCACCCGGTGCTGGGCAAGCTCAAGGACAAGCGCCCCTACGTTACCGGGCGCTGCGCCACCTGCCGGTGGCTGGATATCTGCGGGGGCAACTTCCGGGTGCGGGCCGAGGCCGCCACCGGCGACCTGTGGGCCCCGGACCCGGCGTGCTACTTGACGGACGAGGAGATCGCAGTTAGGTAG
- the hemB gene encoding porphobilinogen synthase: protein MSFPLVRMRRLRKTEALRRLVAETVLTPDDLIYPMFVCPGDDVCQGIGSMPGVNRYSIDALVEECRKVADLGVPGVILFGIPEKKDALGTEGYSPKGIIPRAVRAVKKALPNLIVMCDVCLCEYTSHGHCGILEKGHVHNDATLELLARASVVYAQAGADVVAPSDMMDGRVLAIREGLEEAGLDDVILLSYAAKYASAFYGPFREAADSTPQEGDRRGYQMDPPNFREAMREVAMDVEEGADMLMVKPALPYLDVLSAVRQEFDLPLSAYQVSGEFAMIKAAGQQGWIDEQRVMMESLISIKRAGADFIFTYFAKEAAALVGGR from the coding sequence ATGTCCTTCCCCTTGGTGCGCATGCGCCGCCTGCGCAAGACCGAGGCCCTGCGGCGGTTGGTGGCCGAGACGGTCCTCACCCCCGACGACCTCATCTATCCCATGTTCGTCTGCCCCGGCGACGACGTCTGCCAGGGCATCGGCTCCATGCCCGGCGTGAACCGCTACAGCATCGACGCGCTGGTGGAGGAATGCCGCAAGGTGGCCGACCTGGGCGTGCCGGGCGTGATCCTCTTCGGCATCCCGGAGAAAAAAGACGCCCTGGGCACCGAGGGCTACTCGCCCAAGGGCATCATCCCCCGGGCGGTGCGCGCCGTGAAAAAGGCCCTGCCCAACCTCATCGTGATGTGCGACGTGTGCCTGTGCGAATACACCAGCCACGGCCACTGCGGCATCCTGGAAAAGGGCCACGTGCACAACGACGCCACGCTGGAGCTGTTGGCCCGCGCCTCGGTGGTATACGCCCAGGCCGGGGCCGACGTGGTGGCCCCCAGCGACATGATGGACGGCCGGGTGTTGGCCATCCGCGAGGGCCTGGAAGAGGCCGGGCTGGACGACGTCATCCTGTTGTCCTACGCCGCCAAGTACGCCAGCGCCTTTTACGGCCCCTTCCGCGAGGCGGCCGACAGCACCCCCCAAGAGGGCGACCGCCGGGGCTATCAGATGGACCCGCCCAACTTCCGCGAGGCCATGCGCGAGGTGGCCATGGACGTGGAGGAGGGCGCGGACATGCTCATGGTCAAGCCCGCCCTGCCCTACCTGGACGTGCTTAGCGCGGTGCGCCAGGAGTTCGACCTGCCGCTGAGCGCCTATCAGGTGAGCGGCGAGTTCGCCATGATCAAGGCGGCGGGCCAGCAGGGTTGGATCGACGAACAGCGGGTGATGATGGAGAGCCTCATCAGCATCAAGCGGGCGGGGGCGGACTTCATCTTCACCTACTTCGCCAAGGAAGCCGCCGCCCTGGTGGGAGGCCGCTGA
- a CDS encoding DUF933 domain-containing protein: MRLALCGMPGAGKSTLFTALAGRRAGGAGRGEANMALLNVPDERVDKLSALYKPKKTTYAQITFVDPPPPPAKPEDPAAKLPAELGHADGLLQVVRNFDGGLGAPDPAGEYRDFLDELILHDLITVERRLERIALDRQRGRDVDGEELALLTRAQEMLNAEQLLDADEEIPDHPKLRGFGLLTAKPRIVVANNAEDDPEPPDLGDGVAPVVARAAIEAELAELEPEEAAEFMADLGMAESALDRLIFAAYAACRLISFFTVGEDEVRAWTITQGTLAQQAAGVIHSDLERGFIRAEIMRHQDILEMGSEAAVKKAGLMKVVGKDHLVSDGEVLHVRFNV; encoded by the coding sequence ATGCGCCTGGCCCTTTGCGGCATGCCCGGCGCGGGCAAGTCCACCCTGTTCACCGCCCTGGCCGGACGCCGGGCCGGGGGAGCCGGGCGCGGCGAGGCCAACATGGCGCTCTTAAACGTGCCCGACGAGCGGGTGGACAAACTCAGCGCCCTGTACAAGCCCAAGAAGACCACCTACGCCCAGATCACCTTTGTGGACCCGCCGCCGCCCCCGGCCAAGCCCGAGGACCCGGCGGCCAAGCTGCCGGCCGAGTTGGGCCACGCCGACGGCCTTTTGCAGGTGGTGCGCAACTTCGACGGCGGCCTGGGCGCGCCGGACCCGGCCGGGGAGTATCGCGACTTCCTGGACGAGCTGATCCTGCACGACCTCATCACCGTGGAGCGCCGCCTGGAGCGCATCGCGCTGGACCGCCAGCGGGGCCGCGACGTGGATGGCGAGGAGCTGGCTCTGTTGACCCGCGCCCAGGAGATGCTCAACGCCGAGCAGCTGCTGGACGCCGACGAGGAGATACCCGACCACCCCAAGCTCAGGGGCTTCGGGCTACTCACGGCCAAGCCGCGCATCGTGGTGGCCAACAACGCCGAGGACGACCCCGAGCCGCCGGATTTGGGCGACGGGGTCGCGCCGGTGGTGGCCCGCGCGGCCATCGAGGCCGAGCTGGCCGAGCTGGAGCCCGAGGAGGCGGCCGAGTTCATGGCCGACCTGGGCATGGCCGAAAGCGCCCTGGATCGCCTGATCTTCGCGGCCTACGCCGCCTGCCGCCTCATCAGCTTCTTCACCGTGGGCGAGGACGAGGTGCGCGCCTGGACCATCACCCAGGGCACCCTGGCCCAGCAGGCCGCCGGGGTGATCCACTCCGACCTGGAGCGCGGCTTCATCCGGGCCGAGATCATGCGCCACCAGGACATTTTGGAGATGGGCTCCGAGGCGGCGGTCAAGAAGGCGGGGCTCATGAAGGTGGTGGGCAAGGACCATCTGGTGAGCGACGGCGAGGTCCTCCACGTGCGTTTCAACGTATAA